The sequence below is a genomic window from Candidatus Hydrogenedentota bacterium.
AGGCGTGGAAATGGAAGTTCCCATTCAGGATGTGGTCGTGGGCGATGTCATGATCGTGCGGCCCGGCGAAAAGATTCCGGCGGACGGCATCGTCGTGGACGGCGCAAGCGCCGTGGACGAATCCATGGCGACCGGCGAACCGTTGCCGGTGGACAAAGGCCCCGGCGATTCCGTGATCGGCGCGACAATCAACGCATTCGGCGTGTTGCGTGTGCGCGCCACGCGCGTCGGCGAGGATACGTTCCTTGCCCAGGTCGCGCGCATGGTCGCCGAGGCGCAAACCGGCAAAATACCGGTCCAGGCGTTCGTGGACCGCGTCACGGCGGTTTTCGTTCCGATTATCCTTTGCGTGGCGCTGGCGACCTTCGGGGCATGGATGATTGCGCCGGAATGGATGCGCGCGATTGCCGGATTCGCCGTGCCCTTCCTGCCGTGGATGCAACCGGTGTCCGGAGCGACGGCGACGCAGGCCGTCTTCGCGGCGGTGGCCGTGCTCGTGATCGCGTGTCCGTGCGCGATGGGACTCGCCACGCCCACCGCATTGATGGCGGGAACGGGACTGGCCGCGTCGCGCGGCATACTCGTGCGATCGGGGGAAGCCCTGCAGACCCTGCGTTCGGTGCGCGCCGTTTGTCTCGATAAAACCGGCACGTTGACAACCGGCAAACCGACCGTGACCGCCGTAACGGCCGCTCCCGGCCACGATGCCGCCGAAGTGCTGGCGTGGGCGGCGTCTGTCGAAGCCTTGTCGGAGCACCCGATAGCCGCCGCGATTGTGCATGCAACCGGCGACAAAGCGGCGATTGAACCCGCCGATATGTTTCTGACGGAACCGGGACAGGGCGCGTCGGCGATCGTCGCGGGTCATTCCGTTCTCGTGGGCAAGCGGCAATTTCTGGAAGCGCGGGGTGTGAACACCGCGCCGATTCAGAAAACAATAGAACGATTCGAGGCTGAAGGCAAGACCGTCGTACTCGTCGCGCGAGACGGCGCGGCCGCCGCCGCCATCGGCGTATCCGACACCCTCAAGCCGGAATCGGCGGAGGCCGTGCGTCTGTTGCGCGGCCGTGGCCTGCACGTCGTCATGCTGACCGGCGATCACGAGGCCGCCGCGAAGCACATCGCACGCGATGCGGGCATTGACGAAGTCGTCGCGAACGTCATGCCGGGCGCCAAAGCCGGCGTGGTGCGGACGCTGCGGGAACGATATGGAAGTGTTGCGATGGCGGGCGACGGCATAAACGACGCGGCGGCCTTGACGGAAGCCGACGCCGGCATCGCCATCGGCGCGGGATCGGACATTGCCATCGAATCCGCCGGCATCATCCTCGTGCGCGGCAGCCTGTTGGGATTGGTCGAGTCCTTCCGGGTGGCCGACGCCACGTTCCGCACCATCCGCCAGAACCTGTTCTGGGCCATCGGTTACAACGCGCTGGCGGTTCCGCTGGCGATGCTGGGTCTTTTGCATCCGATTGTCGCCGAAATCGCGATGGCCGCCAGTTCGCTCACGGTCATTGGAAACGCGCTTTGCCTCAAGACCCGTTTCTCGAGCGCGCACCC
It includes:
- a CDS encoding heavy metal translocating P-type ATPase — protein: MAVEQRRLKITGMTCAGCARRVETALGRTPGVVSAAVNLLAEEATVVFDSEQAALATIIGKVRTIGYDAEEKRSALLTEAPDEAEQRRVAALRRVALAWALTAPGMSIMLLPAAGVHGFIHHGWLETLLAFPVLAIAGAETFSMAWRTARHGSPNMDALIALGSGSAFLTGPLALAGLPVANFSGVAAMIVAFHLTGRYLEARARGRASHAIRRLMELGAKTACIEREGVEMEVPIQDVVVGDVMIVRPGEKIPADGIVVDGASAVDESMATGEPLPVDKGPGDSVIGATINAFGVLRVRATRVGEDTFLAQVARMVAEAQTGKIPVQAFVDRVTAVFVPIILCVALATFGAWMIAPEWMRAIAGFAVPFLPWMQPVSGATATQAVFAAVAVLVIACPCAMGLATPTALMAGTGLAASRGILVRSGEALQTLRSVRAVCLDKTGTLTTGKPTVTAVTAAPGHDAAEVLAWAASVEALSEHPIAAAIVHATGDKAAIEPADMFLTEPGQGASAIVAGHSVLVGKRQFLEARGVNTAPIQKTIERFEAEGKTVVLVARDGAAAAAIGVSDTLKPESAEAVRLLRGRGLHVVMLTGDHEAAAKHIARDAGIDEVVANVMPGAKAGVVRTLRERYGSVAMAGDGINDAAALTEADAGIAIGAGSDIAIESAGIILVRGSLLGLVESFRVADATFRTIRQNLFWAIGYNALAVPLAMLGLLHPIVAEIAMAASSLTVIGNALCLKTRFSSAHPG